From Paenibacillus sp. FSL H8-0537:
TTTCAAGTTATTTATCTAAAATGATTTGAAAAGAAAGTGTAAAATATGATGTGTAAATAGAAAAAATGAAAACTTCTACTAGTGGAGTTGCTACGCACATCAATCCGAAAATCGAGGACTTCCTTATGTACCATCTACTGGTTAATTCATATACACAAAGTCCTCGACGCTTTCTTTTCTTAAAGGTGCTTTAATTTGTCTCATGTTATGGGTCAGTTCCAACCGATGAAAACGATAGGGTGCTTTTTATTGTAAATTACTGCAAACCAACTCGAGCTAAACTCTAAGATAGTATTAAATTAAATCGAAGCGCTGATTTGTTAGATTGAATTAGTTGCTCGGGCGTAGCATTAAGCAAAATAAGTTTGTTCTTACCATGATAGACTATGCACAGTCGGATATGAGAATAAAAGTTTGAAGAATCTTGTTGCATTTAAGTGAAAAACGAACAAACAAGCAGCAACCCCAGTCGTAGGATCAATGCTGAGTGTTTATGAATCAGTGTAGAGAAGCGATAATTCTTTATGAGGTACGATTGTTCACAGGCTGATCTGTTCTTAGTACATCAGTCTTCAATTGATTCAGGATTACAACCGTGTTCGCTCATGTGTAGGTAATCATAAGTAGGATTTTCAGTAAGCAATAAGGTAATATAGCCGAAATATGTTCAGAAAAGGTTCAGAATAGAAGTTATAATAGAAGATATAAACGATAACGATAGCTTGCATGAAAAAGCAGTGCCTGGTGAGTGCGACTCAGCAGGCTTTTACATCGTATAGACGATACATAAGAGACATCGTAACGCTGCGGGGAGAGACTATGAATGCTTAATCGAAAGAATATGGGCATGTTCCTGATGATAATAGGAATTATGGGCACAATTTTCGCGCTTATTTTCCATAATGTTGCAGATAAACAGGATGTGCGTGCTGTAAATGGCGTGTTGGACTTGAGTAACTGGAGTTTTGTAGAAAAGGGGGCAGTGAAGCTGGATGGCGAGTGGGAGTTTTATCCTGGCCAGCTGCTGACTCCAAAAGATTTTGTCATAGCTAGCCAGATGCCGCAGGAGCAGGCTCCACCGAGCAAGCTGGTGAATGTGCCGGGTAAATGGAATGATTATTTGTCTGGAGAAGGAAGTAGGGCGGGCATTGGCTACGGCACTTATCGCTTGAAAATTCAGCTTCCCAGCCATTTGCGAGAAATATATGGGGTTTATACCTCAAACATTCGCATGGCCAATCGCATTTATTTAAACAATCAAATGATTGGCGCCAGTGGTGCCCCAGCTGCAAATGAGTACGATGGCGTTCAGAACAATGTGCCTTATATTGGTCTTGGCACCGTTGCGGGCGATTCGGTCGAGCTCATTGTGCAGGTGGCAAACTACAGCTATGCTACAGGCGGCATTATTTATTCCATTACCTTCGGAGAGCAGCACACCATTATCAAAAACCGTGAGATGGATATTTTGCTAGGGGTGCTGACGATTGCCGGATTTTTGATTCCAGGTTTATTTTGCTTGCTGTTATATGCGCTTAGAAAACAGGAGAAGGGGCTGATGTTTCTCGGGCTTTTTTGCCTCTCGTCCATGATTTTTATGATGACCCAAGGGGAACGGCTCATTTCCCAGCTGCTTCCTGATCTGCCGTATTCCTTCGTGCTGAAGCTGCAGCCAATCTCATCGGTGTTTGTGTATTATTTTTTATTATGCATCGTGAATGAAATGCTGCCAGGCATCGTTCATCCCAAAGTGATGCGGTTCTTGAAATGGCTTGCGAGCATCACCATTTTGCTGGAGCTCATTGCGACGCCATTATTTATATCGAAGCTGGAAGTATTAATTATGGCTCAAGGCTTGTTGATGATCGTTTATTATATTTATGTCATTATCCGCGGGGTAGGACGCAAAGCGTATACGGATCCCTACTGGTTTTTAAGTCTTCAGAGCATCGTCATGATGATGCTTGCTTCCATGATGCGGGCCTACGGATTTTTGGAAAGCACCATGCTCATTTCCTTCGAAATGCTGCTGTTTGTGTTCGCCCACGCGGGCTTGTTCGCGAAACGCTTTACGAAATCAATTCGCGAGGTGGAGCAGCTGTCAGAGAAGCTGCTGACGCTTGATGGGCTCAAGGATGAATTTATGACGATGACCTCGCACGAGCTGAGGACGCCGCTGCACGGCATTATTAATATGGCAGCCTCCATGCTGGAAGGCGCTGCCGGGCCGCTGAACAATACGAAGCAGGCGGAGCATTTATCGATGATTGTCTCGACCGGCAAGCAGCTGTCCGCCCTTATTCAGGATATTTTGGAATTCGCGGAGCTGAGGGGCGGTGTGATGAAGCTGGCGAAGCGAAAAATTTATTTTCAGCCTGTGCTTCATGCGGTCGTGGAGGTTGTGGAGCATCTGCTCATCGACAAGCAGGTGCAGATTCAGCAGCGGCTGCCCGCCAATTTGCCTTTGCTGGATGCGGATGAGGATCGGCTGCGGCAAATTTTGTACAACTTGCTGGGCAATGCAGCGAAGGCGACCATTCAAGGGAAAATTACAATTAGTGCGGTGACGCAGGCAAATAAGGTAAGGGTGGACATTTCGGATACGGGAATGGGCATGTCGCCTGAGCAGCTGGAAACGATTTTTCTTTCTGAACGTAAAGCAAAGGCTGCACTGGCGGGCTTTCAAGGCTCGGGCTTCGGACTGCGCATTACGAAGCAGCTTGTGGAGCTGGGCGGGGGAACCATTAGCGTCCATTCTATTGCAGGAAAAGGGACTACGTTCAGCTTTACAATACCAATCGCACAAGGCCAGCAAACAGACGAGGCTGATATCCCCTATCAGGAGCAGGCCGCCGCAATCGAGCTTACGGCTATGCTGAATATACCGCCGCCCGCTGCTGAATTCCGCGTACTCGTCGTTGACGATGATCCGATTAATTTGCAGGTGCTCATTAATTTGCTTTCCATCGAACGCTGCGAGGTAACGGCGGTAAGAAGCGGGGATGAAGCGCTTGAAGAGGCGCTTGCTGCTCCGGCCAAATATGATTTGGTCATTACGGACTGGATGATGCCGAAAATGTCGGGCATTGAGCTTTGCCGCAAAATCCGCGAGCGCTTCCTGCTGTCTGAGCTGCCGGTGCTGCTGCTCACGGCCAGAACGAAGCCAGAGGACATTAAGCTCGGCTTTGAAGCAGGGGTCAACGATTATGTTGGCAAGCCCGTTGATGCAGGCGAGCTGCGTGCCCGGGTTCAAACGCTGCTGGCACTCCGCAAGTCGGTTAAGCTGGCCGTACAGGCGGAAATGGCATTTTTACAGGCGCAAATCAAGCCTCATTTTTTATATAATGCCTTGAATACGATTATAGCGATTTGTCCGGTAGATCCGTATAAAGCAATGGAGCTGCTGATTGAGTTAAGCCAGTTTTTGCGCAGCAGCTTTGATTTCCATAATCGCGATAAAATGACGACGATCGAACGTGAGCTGGAGCTGGTTAAGTCCTATTTGACGCTGGAAAAGGCGCGTTTTGATGAAAGGCTTAAAATTGAATACGAAATTAGCTGCGATGAGCTTGCGCTTATACCTCCGCTGACCATTCAGCCGATTGTGGAAAATGCGGTTAATCACGGCGTCATGAAAAAAGAAGAAGGCGGCACCATTAAGCTGAAAATTTCTGAAGTGGATAACTGTATTATGGTTCTTGTAGAGGACGATGGTGTAGGCTTTTCCACGGAACGATTATCGCAGGTGCTTTCGGACAAAGGGACGGGACGCGTAGGCTTGAGCAACATTCATCAAAGGCTGATTAATTTGTACGGCAGCGGTTTGGTCATTGATGGACAGCGGCAGCACGGAGCGGAGGTAAGCTTCCGCTATCCGAAAGAGCTGCGAGCAGGCACGTATAACGAACTATGAAAGGGAGTCGATGGCGATGAGAGTCATTTTAATTGATGATGAAAAGCCGGCGCTCGCTCACATTGAATGGTTGTTCGAGCGGGACGGACGCTTACAGGTGGCAGCAAAATTCACCTCGGCCAGAGATGGCATTCAGGATGTGCGGAACACGCCCGCCCAGATCGTCTTTCTGGACATTAATATGCCGGGCCTGAATGGGCTTGAGGCGGCGGAGCATATCCGCAGCATTAACCCGGATATCCGTATCGTATACATAACGGCCTATTCGGAATATGCGATTGAAGCGTTTGAGCACAATGCGCTCGATTATTTGCTGAAGCCCGTACATCCTGAGCGGTTTAAGAAGACGATTACCCGCATTATGGAGGATTACAGTCGGGGCAAGCCGGAGAATCAGCCGCTGCCAGGCAGGCAGGTGCTCTGCTTCAAGCGGCTGGCGTTTCATGACGATGGAAAAACGAATACGAGCCTCCGGCTGCGGACGCTGAAAGCGCAGGAGCTGTTTGCTTTTTTACTGCATTATAAAGATCAATGGGTCGCCAAGCAGCAGCTTCTTGACACGCTATGGCCCGATTCGGATTATGAGAAAGCGATGATGCTGCTCCATACGTCCGTCTATCAAATTCGCAAGCTGATGAAAGATTGGAAAGTAGAGGCGCTCGTTGAGTTTGCGCTTGACAGCTATCGTCTGACGAGCAATGGATTAAAGCTGGATGTCGAGCAGTTTGAGCTGGGAGTTGCCGCGATTCGCGTAATTGATACGGAGCAGCAGCGTATTGCGGCGGAGCAGACGCTCAGCCTTTATGCTGGGGACTATTTTGAAGAGCATGATTTTCTATGGGCTCGGCAGCGCAGGGATGAGCTTAGAGCGAAATATGTGCGGTTTGTTCGCAGTCTTATCCACTATGAGATGAACGCTGGGCATGAGCAGGATGCGCTTAAGAGACTGCTGCTGCTGCATGAGCAGGAGCCTTACTCGGATGAGCTATGCCGGCAGGTTTTAAAGCTGTTGGGCCAGCTGGGCGAACAGGAGGCACTTGTCCTCTATTATGACGATTTTGCACGATTGCTTCTCGAAGACTTAAATTGTGAGCCGGAGCCAGAGACGAAGCATGTGATA
This genomic window contains:
- a CDS encoding response regulator — translated: MRVILIDDEKPALAHIEWLFERDGRLQVAAKFTSARDGIQDVRNTPAQIVFLDINMPGLNGLEAAEHIRSINPDIRIVYITAYSEYAIEAFEHNALDYLLKPVHPERFKKTITRIMEDYSRGKPENQPLPGRQVLCFKRLAFHDDGKTNTSLRLRTLKAQELFAFLLHYKDQWVAKQQLLDTLWPDSDYEKAMMLLHTSVYQIRKLMKDWKVEALVEFALDSYRLTSNGLKLDVEQFELGVAAIRVIDTEQQRIAAEQTLSLYAGDYFEEHDFLWARQRRDELRAKYVRFVRSLIHYEMNAGHEQDALKRLLLLHEQEPYSDELCRQVLKLLGQLGEQEALVLYYDDFARLLLEDLNCEPEPETKHVIKQLKGAI
- a CDS encoding ATP-binding protein, which encodes MLNRKNMGMFLMIIGIMGTIFALIFHNVADKQDVRAVNGVLDLSNWSFVEKGAVKLDGEWEFYPGQLLTPKDFVIASQMPQEQAPPSKLVNVPGKWNDYLSGEGSRAGIGYGTYRLKIQLPSHLREIYGVYTSNIRMANRIYLNNQMIGASGAPAANEYDGVQNNVPYIGLGTVAGDSVELIVQVANYSYATGGIIYSITFGEQHTIIKNREMDILLGVLTIAGFLIPGLFCLLLYALRKQEKGLMFLGLFCLSSMIFMMTQGERLISQLLPDLPYSFVLKLQPISSVFVYYFLLCIVNEMLPGIVHPKVMRFLKWLASITILLELIATPLFISKLEVLIMAQGLLMIVYYIYVIIRGVGRKAYTDPYWFLSLQSIVMMMLASMMRAYGFLESTMLISFEMLLFVFAHAGLFAKRFTKSIREVEQLSEKLLTLDGLKDEFMTMTSHELRTPLHGIINMAASMLEGAAGPLNNTKQAEHLSMIVSTGKQLSALIQDILEFAELRGGVMKLAKRKIYFQPVLHAVVEVVEHLLIDKQVQIQQRLPANLPLLDADEDRLRQILYNLLGNAAKATIQGKITISAVTQANKVRVDISDTGMGMSPEQLETIFLSERKAKAALAGFQGSGFGLRITKQLVELGGGTISVHSIAGKGTTFSFTIPIAQGQQTDEADIPYQEQAAAIELTAMLNIPPPAAEFRVLVVDDDPINLQVLINLLSIERCEVTAVRSGDEALEEALAAPAKYDLVITDWMMPKMSGIELCRKIRERFLLSELPVLLLTARTKPEDIKLGFEAGVNDYVGKPVDAGELRARVQTLLALRKSVKLAVQAEMAFLQAQIKPHFLYNALNTIIAICPVDPYKAMELLIELSQFLRSSFDFHNRDKMTTIERELELVKSYLTLEKARFDERLKIEYEISCDELALIPPLTIQPIVENAVNHGVMKKEEGGTIKLKISEVDNCIMVLVEDDGVGFSTERLSQVLSDKGTGRVGLSNIHQRLINLYGSGLVIDGQRQHGAEVSFRYPKELRAGTYNEL